A genomic window from Streptomyces sp. NBC_01429 includes:
- a CDS encoding SRPBCC family protein yields the protein MPNALRRSDSTAMPDAAEYTLTRTTWVHAGPAAVFELISDVSMISTWSPSAHDVAYDDGDGPWPGAHFRGRNRRGEREWSSRSQVVESLPGSVFAFVVDGIVRWRWTFRADGAGTVVEQSWQLLRLDPVLGSTRGDLDALRAHTVTSVEHTLLALARWTAEQGDLASP from the coding sequence TTGCCCAACGCCCTCCGCCGGAGCGACTCCACGGCCATGCCCGACGCGGCCGAGTACACGCTCACCCGTACCACCTGGGTCCACGCCGGCCCAGCGGCCGTGTTCGAACTGATCAGCGATGTGTCGATGATCAGCACCTGGAGCCCCAGCGCTCATGACGTCGCCTACGACGACGGTGACGGCCCCTGGCCCGGCGCCCACTTCCGGGGACGCAACCGCAGGGGCGAGCGCGAGTGGAGCAGCCGCTCCCAGGTCGTCGAGAGCCTGCCCGGCAGCGTCTTCGCCTTCGTCGTCGACGGCATCGTCCGATGGCGCTGGACCTTTCGCGCCGACGGCGCCGGAACCGTCGTGGAGCAGTCCTGGCAGCTCCTGCGGCTGGACCCGGTGCTCGGCAGCACGCGCGGCGACCTCGACGCCCTGCGTGCCCACACGGTCACCAGCGTCGAGCACACCCTCCTCGCCCTGGCCCGCTGGACCGCCGAGCAGGGCGACCTCGCCAGCCCCTGA
- a CDS encoding MBL fold metallo-hydrolase, with protein MNTITLGDVTLTRVREYFGPVDMTPETFFPDSPAKAWEEHRAMLVPDFLAEETRIVNSAIQTWLLRSEGKTILVDTGVGNHKERPYAPVWSRMNTGFLDNLADAGVRPEDVDIVINTHLHIDHVGWNTRLDGRSWVPTFPNATYLMPKDDFDFWNPENGHTSVLGRGNQNVFEDSVVPVHRAGQTLLWEDSHRIDTALHLESAPGHTPGSSVLTLVSGTDRAVFVGDLLHSPVQVVEPDANSCFCEDPAQARVTRRKVLGWAADNNALVIPAHLGGHGAAHVARDAGNFAVKGWAPFAPHAEQG; from the coding sequence CTGAACACCATCACCCTGGGCGACGTCACACTCACCCGCGTCCGGGAGTATTTCGGTCCTGTGGACATGACTCCCGAGACGTTCTTTCCGGACAGCCCGGCGAAGGCATGGGAAGAACACCGCGCCATGCTCGTTCCGGACTTCCTGGCCGAAGAGACCCGGATCGTCAACTCGGCGATCCAGACCTGGCTGCTGCGCAGCGAGGGGAAAACCATCCTTGTCGACACGGGCGTGGGCAATCACAAGGAGCGTCCGTACGCCCCGGTGTGGAGCCGGATGAACACCGGGTTCCTGGACAACCTCGCCGACGCCGGAGTCCGCCCCGAGGACGTGGACATCGTCATCAACACCCACCTTCACATCGATCACGTCGGCTGGAACACCCGTCTCGACGGGCGGAGCTGGGTCCCCACCTTTCCCAACGCCACCTACCTGATGCCGAAGGACGACTTCGACTTCTGGAACCCGGAGAACGGCCACACGTCCGTATTGGGCCGCGGCAACCAGAACGTGTTCGAGGACAGCGTCGTCCCGGTGCACCGGGCCGGCCAGACCCTCCTGTGGGAGGACAGCCACCGGATCGACACCGCCCTGCACCTGGAATCCGCCCCCGGACACACCCCCGGCTCCTCCGTACTGACCCTCGTCTCCGGGACGGACCGCGCGGTATTCGTCGGTGACCTGCTGCACAGCCCGGTGCAGGTCGTCGAACCGGACGCCAACAGCTGCTTCTGCGAGGACCCCGCTCAGGCGCGCGTCACCCGCCGCAAGGTGCTGGGCTGGGCGGCCGACAACAACGCCCTCGTCATTCCCGCGCACCTGGGTGGCCACGGCGCCGCACATGTCGCGCGCGACGCCGGCAACTTCGCCGTCAAGGGCTGGGCCCCCTTCGCCCCGCACGCCGAACAGGGCTGA
- the mftA gene encoding mycofactocin precursor MftA (Mycofactocin is a small molecule electron carrier derived from the final two amino acids, Val-Tyr, of MftA, the mycofactocin precursor. It plays a role in redox homeostasis and the metabolism of alcohols and aldehydes in Actinobacteria, including Mycobacterium tuberculosis.): protein MNELSSAPSAESEEDVTTEALIEAVDLIEEISIDGMCGVY, encoded by the coding sequence ATGAACGAGCTCAGCTCTGCTCCGTCCGCCGAGTCCGAGGAGGACGTGACCACCGAGGCGTTGATCGAAGCCGTGGACCTCATCGAGGAGATTTCCATCGACGGCATGTGCGGCGTCTACTAG
- the mftE gene encoding mycofactocin biosynthesis peptidyl-dipeptidase MftE produces the protein MTQDITGPPSGRELAGTTWPLIPSDALVLVPIGSIEQHGPHLPFDTDSVIAAAVAHRVAAILPAPPGRTPLVAPPLVYGASGEHADFPGTVSIGHEALRTVIVEMVRSLGRWAGRVVFVNGHGGNVVTLDAALGQARAEGHDVAWTGCDVPGGDPHAGRTETSVMLHLAPERVRLAAAVVGDVRPLTELMPELMAHGVRAVSASGVLGDPTGATAEEGRRTTEAMVSAALRRITAHTVDSRGRLIDPAQRATPPGTGAACVPPRTESVPR, from the coding sequence ATGACACAGGACATCACCGGGCCCCCGTCCGGGCGTGAACTGGCGGGCACGACCTGGCCGTTGATCCCCTCGGACGCGCTGGTCCTGGTCCCGATCGGCTCCATCGAACAGCACGGTCCGCACTTACCCTTCGACACCGACAGCGTCATCGCCGCCGCTGTCGCGCACCGGGTGGCGGCCATCCTGCCCGCCCCGCCGGGACGCACACCGCTGGTGGCGCCGCCGCTCGTGTACGGCGCCAGCGGTGAACACGCCGATTTCCCCGGCACGGTGTCCATCGGGCACGAGGCGCTGCGCACGGTGATCGTGGAGATGGTGCGCTCGCTCGGCCGGTGGGCGGGGCGTGTGGTCTTCGTCAACGGCCACGGTGGGAACGTCGTCACGCTCGACGCCGCCCTCGGGCAGGCGCGGGCCGAGGGTCACGACGTCGCGTGGACCGGTTGCGACGTTCCGGGCGGCGACCCGCACGCCGGCCGCACCGAGACGTCGGTGATGCTGCACCTGGCCCCGGAACGGGTACGGCTCGCGGCCGCCGTCGTCGGGGACGTGCGGCCGCTGACCGAGCTCATGCCGGAGCTGATGGCGCACGGCGTCCGGGCGGTGTCCGCCTCCGGTGTGCTCGGCGATCCGACCGGCGCCACGGCCGAGGAGGGGCGCCGGACAACGGAGGCCATGGTGTCAGCGGCCCTGCGGCGGATCACCGCGCACACGGTCGACAGCCGCGGTCGGCTCATCGATCCCGCTCAGCGGGCGACACCGCCGGGCACCGGGGCCGCGTGCGTTCCACCCCGAACGGAGAGTGTGCCCCGATGA
- a CDS encoding carboxylesterase/lipase family protein — protein MNHRTDPVVTTTRGSVRGLRHGATTAFLNIPYAAPPRAAGRFAAPRPHEPWDGVRDATTPGPNAPQSRRTLGSVDMSPYFGAGWSRGEDYLTVNVWTPAGADAGGDLPVMVFVHGGGFVAGSTRSALYDGSAFARDGVVLVTLNYRLGIAGFLDIPGAPANRGLLDVVAALRWVRDNIAAFGGAPHRVTLFGQSAGATIVGGVLATPEAAGLFHRAIIQSGNGLGAFTTEQAARVTGAAAEVLGIEPHVDAFARIPDERLVEAAAALAGTDLRTATHHDPLIGLSPFSLVLDTQPAESVATGLGADIDLLVGTNTEEGNLYLVPVDQYATSTSGDVEAVAARAHPDPARLVDTYRRTRPGAGFGELRSAIMGDALFRAGSWALAGAHAGRSESATYSYEFGWRSRALDGELGATHAVELPFVFDLARLPRLRGGHALLGPDRPPADLATRVHGAWVRFAVTGNPGWDPYDLERRATMRVDTDWTRIDDPRGEERQAWTWPGRSPDRART, from the coding sequence GTGAACCATCGCACCGACCCCGTCGTGACCACGACACGGGGATCCGTCCGCGGCCTGCGCCACGGCGCCACCACCGCTTTCCTGAACATCCCCTACGCCGCCCCGCCGCGCGCCGCCGGCCGGTTCGCTGCGCCCCGGCCGCACGAACCATGGGACGGCGTACGCGACGCCACGACGCCCGGGCCCAACGCGCCGCAGTCCCGACGCACGCTCGGCAGCGTCGACATGTCCCCCTACTTCGGGGCCGGGTGGAGTCGCGGGGAGGACTACCTCACGGTCAACGTGTGGACGCCCGCGGGCGCCGACGCGGGCGGTGACCTGCCCGTCATGGTCTTCGTCCACGGCGGCGGGTTCGTCGCGGGGTCGACGCGGTCCGCGCTGTACGACGGCTCCGCCTTCGCGCGCGACGGTGTCGTCCTCGTCACCCTCAACTACCGGCTCGGCATAGCGGGCTTCCTCGACATCCCCGGAGCGCCCGCCAACCGCGGCCTGCTCGACGTCGTGGCCGCGCTGCGCTGGGTACGGGACAACATCGCCGCCTTCGGCGGTGCCCCGCACCGCGTCACGCTCTTCGGCCAGTCGGCGGGCGCCACCATCGTCGGGGGCGTCCTGGCCACCCCGGAGGCCGCGGGGCTGTTCCACCGGGCGATCATCCAGAGCGGCAACGGCCTGGGCGCGTTCACGACCGAGCAGGCCGCCCGCGTCACCGGGGCGGCCGCCGAGGTCCTGGGCATCGAGCCGCACGTCGACGCCTTCGCGCGGATCCCGGACGAGCGCCTGGTCGAGGCGGCCGCCGCTCTCGCCGGCACGGACCTGCGGACAGCGACCCACCACGACCCGCTGATCGGGCTCAGCCCCTTCAGCCTCGTCCTCGACACCCAGCCCGCCGAATCCGTCGCCACGGGCCTCGGCGCCGATATCGACCTCCTCGTCGGAACCAACACGGAGGAGGGCAATCTCTACCTCGTTCCGGTGGACCAATACGCCACGTCGACCAGCGGGGACGTCGAGGCAGTGGCGGCACGCGCGCACCCCGATCCGGCCCGGCTCGTCGATACGTACCGCAGGACCCGCCCCGGGGCGGGCTTCGGCGAGCTGCGGTCCGCGATCATGGGCGACGCGCTGTTCCGGGCGGGCAGCTGGGCCCTGGCCGGTGCGCACGCCGGCCGATCCGAGTCCGCTACCTACAGCTACGAGTTCGGGTGGCGTTCCCGCGCCCTGGACGGAGAACTCGGCGCCACCCACGCCGTGGAGCTGCCCTTCGTCTTCGATCTCGCGCGACTGCCCCGGCTGCGCGGCGGCCACGCCCTGCTCGGTCCGGACCGGCCGCCCGCCGATCTCGCCACCCGCGTGCACGGGGCGTGGGTCCGGTTCGCCGTGACCGGCAACCCGGGCTGGGACCCGTACGACCTGGAGCGCCGGGCCACCATGCGGGTCGACACCGACTGGACCCGGATCGACGACCCTCGCGGCGAGGAACGGCAGGCATGGACCTGGCCGGGGCGGTCACCTGACCGGGCACGCACCTGA
- the mftG gene encoding mycofactocin dehydrogenase MftG, whose product MSRYDVIVVGAGGGGAPLAARLSEDPDRTVLLLDAGPVPRSLAEFPDELLDARLVPGARAGSHAVQPFPVQLTPDHPYTVPRGRYLGGSTTVNGGYFVRARRADFDRWAAAGNPAWAYERVLPFLRMLETDLDHGASHLHGGGGPVLVRRGGLGHPAAAAFEAAALELGFPREPDKNDQAGPGFGPVPANAVDGIRRNTGVSYLLSALDRPNLTVTGHRRVRRVVVSHGRATGVVVDRGGRGHVLDAAEVVLCAGSFVTPQLLQLSGIGPRRELQRLGLPVIRHSPAVGARFSDHPQVILEWSPRRELREPADSWLGGCLHLSSSAGSHRGDLEILQSLSPLASLAGEHTTAADARLAFLVSAQAPRHAGGFRLRSADVAATPRVDYNYLRTPDDRRLLREAVRTTAALTATRAFRELSRIPVDPAPEVLADDRALDAWISARLGTSHHACGTVPMGPDDDPHAAVDQYGRVHGIAGLRVADTSILPTAPLRGPAATAVLIGEVIAHAMRQPTAPA is encoded by the coding sequence TTGAGCCGGTACGACGTGATCGTCGTCGGAGCCGGGGGCGGCGGGGCGCCGCTGGCCGCGCGGCTGAGCGAGGACCCCGACCGTACGGTGCTCCTCCTGGACGCGGGGCCGGTACCTCGGTCGCTCGCCGAGTTCCCGGACGAGCTGCTGGACGCGCGGCTGGTTCCGGGCGCCCGGGCCGGGAGCCACGCTGTCCAGCCGTTCCCCGTCCAGCTGACCCCTGACCATCCCTACACCGTGCCCCGCGGCCGGTACCTGGGCGGCTCCACCACCGTCAACGGGGGCTACTTCGTCCGCGCGCGCCGCGCGGACTTCGACCGCTGGGCCGCGGCCGGGAACCCCGCCTGGGCCTACGAGCGCGTCCTGCCGTTCCTGCGCATGCTGGAGACCGACCTCGACCACGGCGCGAGCCACCTGCACGGAGGCGGCGGACCGGTGCTCGTCCGGCGCGGCGGCCTCGGGCACCCCGCCGCCGCGGCGTTCGAAGCCGCCGCGCTGGAACTGGGCTTTCCCCGCGAGCCGGACAAGAACGACCAGGCCGGGCCCGGCTTCGGCCCGGTGCCCGCCAACGCCGTCGACGGCATACGGCGCAACACCGGCGTCAGCTATCTGCTGAGCGCCCTCGACCGGCCGAATCTGACGGTGACCGGGCATCGCCGCGTGCGCAGGGTGGTCGTTTCGCACGGCCGCGCCACCGGCGTGGTCGTCGACCGGGGCGGGCGCGGCCACGTCCTGGACGCCGCCGAGGTCGTGCTCTGCGCCGGATCCTTCGTCACCCCCCAGTTGTTGCAGCTGTCGGGCATCGGGCCGCGGCGGGAATTGCAGCGGCTCGGCCTGCCCGTCATCAGGCACTCCCCCGCGGTGGGCGCCCGCTTCAGCGATCATCCGCAGGTGATACTGGAATGGTCGCCGCGGCGGGAACTCCGGGAGCCCGCCGACTCCTGGCTCGGCGGCTGTTTGCATCTGTCGTCCTCCGCCGGTTCCCACCGCGGCGATCTTGAAATCCTCCAGTCCTTGTCGCCGTTGGCCTCCCTGGCCGGCGAACACACCACGGCCGCCGACGCGCGCCTGGCCTTCCTGGTCTCGGCCCAGGCCCCCCGGCACGCGGGCGGGTTCCGCCTCCGAAGCGCGGACGTGGCGGCCACACCGCGCGTCGACTACAACTACCTGCGCACTCCCGACGACAGACGGCTCCTGCGTGAGGCCGTGCGCACCACGGCGGCCCTGACCGCCACCCGGGCGTTTCGCGAGCTCTCCCGTATCCCCGTGGACCCGGCGCCGGAGGTGCTCGCCGACGACCGGGCGCTGGACGCGTGGATCAGCGCCCGCCTCGGGACGTCCCACCACGCGTGCGGCACCGTACCGATGGGACCGGACGACGATCCTCACGCGGCTGTCGACCAGTACGGCCGGGTCCACGGCATCGCGGGGCTCCGCGTCGCGGACACCTCGATCCTGCCCACGGCGCCGCTGCGCGGTCCGGCCGCCACCGCTGTCCTCATCGGCGAGGTCATCGCCCACGCCATGCGTCAACCCACGGCCCCGGCCTGA
- the mftB gene encoding mycofactocin biosynthesis chaperone MftB (MftB, a small protein, is a peptide chaperone that assists the radical SAM enzyme MftC in performing two modifications to the C-terminal Val-Tyr dipeptide of the mycofactocin precursor peptide, MftA. MftB's role is analogous to the role of PqqD in the biosynthesis of PQQ, a cofactor that derives entirely from a Tyr and a Glu in the precursor PqqA.) — protein sequence MTTVDLDRGWDLHTQVSVRPEPFGALLYHFGTRRLSFLKDRRLLAVVQSLADAPTARLACLTAGVHEDELPAYGRALTVLAQSSMVVGRNP from the coding sequence GTGACTACGGTCGACCTCGACCGCGGCTGGGATCTGCACACTCAGGTCTCGGTGCGGCCCGAACCCTTCGGCGCGCTTCTCTACCACTTCGGGACGCGCAGACTCTCATTCCTCAAGGACCGCCGACTGCTCGCGGTCGTGCAGTCGCTCGCGGACGCGCCCACGGCGCGCCTGGCATGCCTCACCGCCGGAGTCCACGAGGACGAACTGCCCGCCTACGGCAGGGCACTCACCGTCCTCGCCCAGTCGTCGATGGTCGTAGGAAGGAACCCATGA
- the mftR gene encoding mycofactocin system transcriptional regulator (MftR, the mycofactocin system transcriptional regulator, is an uncharacterized TetR family DNA-binding transcription factor. Its role is inferred by context. It occurs as part of the biosynthesis locus for mycofactocin, a partially characterized electron carrier derived from the terminal Val-Tyr dipeptide of the precursor peptide MftA, through a radical SAM enzyme-mediated process.), translated as MESHRGKADVTVGQGRAGRPRVTSRDALEQLGFELFARHGFDRTTVDDIAAAAGIGRRTFFRYFASKNDLVWGDFEGQLVRLEALLAAADPALPTMDALRGAVVEFNRFDTSVVTWHRQRMSLILRVPTLQADSALRYASWRELVTRFAARRMELDRSDMTPRLIGHTVLAACIASYEHWLTDEAASLEELLDASLRHLASGFGPLAETRRKCQRSHGC; from the coding sequence GTGGAGAGCCATCGGGGTAAGGCCGACGTCACCGTGGGGCAGGGCAGGGCGGGCCGGCCACGGGTGACCTCGCGGGACGCGCTGGAACAACTGGGCTTCGAGCTGTTCGCCCGGCACGGCTTCGACCGGACGACCGTCGATGACATCGCCGCCGCGGCCGGAATCGGCCGTCGAACCTTCTTCCGCTACTTCGCCTCCAAGAACGACCTGGTGTGGGGAGATTTCGAGGGACAGCTGGTCAGGCTCGAAGCCCTGCTGGCCGCCGCCGATCCCGCCCTCCCGACCATGGACGCGCTGAGGGGCGCGGTGGTCGAGTTCAACCGGTTCGACACCTCCGTGGTGACCTGGCACCGGCAACGCATGTCGCTGATCCTGCGGGTTCCCACACTCCAGGCCGACTCGGCCCTGCGCTACGCGTCGTGGCGGGAGCTGGTCACGCGGTTCGCCGCCCGGCGCATGGAGCTGGACCGCTCCGACATGACACCCCGGCTGATCGGGCACACGGTCCTGGCCGCGTGTATCGCCTCCTACGAGCACTGGCTGACCGACGAGGCGGCGAGCCTGGAGGAGCTCCTCGACGCCTCCCTGCGGCACCTCGCCTCAGGTTTCGGCCCCCTGGCCGAAACCCGGCGGAAATGCCAACGGTCGCACGGCTGTTGA
- the mftD gene encoding pre-mycofactocin synthase MftD (MftD, an enzyme found in the mycofactocin biosynthesis locus, performs an oxidative deamination of 3-amino-5-[(p-hydroxyphenyl)methyl]-4,4-dimethyl-2-pyrrolidinone (AHDP). The resulting compound, now called pre-mycofactocin (PMFT), is a biologically active redox cofactor that can oxidize the non-exchangeable NADH of TIGR03971 family SDR-type oxidoreductases.), giving the protein MPRNPWFETVAEAQRRAKRRLPSPVYGALVAGSERGRTIDANTEAFAQLGFIPRVVGHHAQRSLATTVLGVPTSLPVLISPTGVQAVHPEGEVAVARAAASRGVVMGLSSYASKPVEEVAAAGPDIFFQLYWSGTRASMVQRMDRARSAGAKALIVTLDWSFSNGRDWGSPAIPERLDLRTALRFAPDVLPRPGWLWTYAKSGRLPDLTTPNLRAPDGRTPTFFGAYGEWMQTAPPTWEDVAWLREEWGGPFLLKGVARVDDAKRAVDAGVSALSVSNHGGNNLDTTPATIRILPSVVEAVGDQIEVLMDGGVRRGGDVAKALALGARAVLIGRAYLWGLAANGQAGVENVLDILRGGLDSAVLGLGHSSVHELSPEDLVIPPGFPLALGATTRSPVVRP; this is encoded by the coding sequence ATGCCTAGAAACCCCTGGTTCGAGACGGTTGCCGAGGCGCAGCGCCGCGCCAAGAGACGACTCCCGAGCCCGGTCTACGGTGCCCTCGTCGCGGGCTCGGAGCGCGGCCGTACGATCGACGCGAACACCGAGGCGTTCGCCCAACTCGGCTTCATCCCGCGCGTCGTGGGCCATCACGCGCAGCGGAGCCTGGCCACGACCGTACTGGGTGTTCCGACCTCGCTGCCCGTTCTCATCTCCCCGACCGGCGTCCAGGCCGTGCATCCGGAGGGCGAGGTGGCCGTGGCGCGTGCCGCGGCGAGCCGGGGCGTCGTCATGGGACTCAGCTCGTACGCGAGCAAGCCGGTCGAAGAGGTCGCCGCGGCGGGTCCCGACATCTTCTTCCAGCTGTACTGGAGCGGCACTCGCGCGTCGATGGTGCAGCGCATGGACCGGGCGCGGAGCGCCGGTGCCAAGGCGCTCATCGTCACCCTCGACTGGTCCTTCTCGAACGGCCGGGACTGGGGGAGCCCCGCCATTCCGGAGAGGCTCGACCTGAGGACCGCACTGCGGTTCGCCCCCGACGTGCTGCCCCGGCCGGGCTGGCTGTGGACGTACGCGAAGTCCGGCCGCCTCCCCGACCTCACCACCCCGAACCTGCGAGCGCCCGACGGCCGAACCCCCACCTTCTTCGGCGCCTACGGCGAATGGATGCAGACGGCCCCGCCGACCTGGGAGGACGTCGCCTGGCTGCGGGAGGAGTGGGGCGGCCCGTTCCTGCTCAAGGGCGTTGCCAGGGTGGACGACGCCAAACGGGCCGTGGACGCGGGCGTGTCGGCGCTGTCGGTGTCCAACCACGGCGGGAACAACCTGGACACCACCCCCGCCACCATCCGGATACTGCCCTCCGTGGTGGAAGCGGTCGGCGACCAGATCGAGGTTCTGATGGACGGCGGCGTCCGCCGCGGCGGGGACGTGGCCAAGGCCCTGGCCCTCGGTGCGCGAGCCGTCCTCATCGGCCGCGCCTACCTGTGGGGCCTGGCGGCGAACGGACAGGCCGGTGTGGAGAACGTGCTCGACATCCTGCGCGGCGGGCTTGACTCGGCCGTACTGGGCCTCGGTCACTCCTCGGTCCACGAACTGTCCCCCGAGGACCTCGTGATACCACCAGGCTTCCCCCTGGCCCTCGGGGCCACCACCCGGTCGCCGGTCGTCCGACCATGA
- the mftC gene encoding mycofactocin radical SAM maturase (MftC is a radical SAM/SPASM enzyme that catalyzes the first two steps in biosynthesis of the electron carrier mycofactocin from the terminal Val-Tyr dipeptide of the precursor peptide MftA.) — protein sequence MTALAKTEEPVPGASRLVDLFEYGLDAPICLTWELTYACNLACTHCLSSSGRRDPRELTTAEAKAVIDELEAMQVFYVNIGGGEPTLRSDFWELLDYATAHRVGVKFSTNGARITPDAARRLAGNDYVDVQISLDGATADVNDAIRGAGSHATAVRAMKNLADAGMKNFKLSVVCTRHNISQLDQFKEIADRYHAQLRLTRLRPSGRGADVWDELHPTGAQQRQLYDWLLDHGEQVLTGDSFFHLSAYGQALPGLNLCGAGRVVCLIDPVGDVYACPFAIHDDFLAGNVRGPGGFTEVWRESELFRKLRTPQSGGACSSCAFYDTCKGGCMAAKFFTGLPLDGPDPECVRGFGEESLARRPDDGASVPHSSVDHSRRTAPRGRTGPVDLVLGRREDLERPPVSACAEDPLAGLRLL from the coding sequence ATGACCGCCTTGGCGAAGACCGAGGAACCCGTGCCGGGCGCCTCGCGGCTGGTCGACCTGTTCGAGTACGGACTCGACGCGCCGATCTGCCTCACCTGGGAACTGACGTACGCGTGCAACCTGGCCTGCACCCACTGCCTGTCCAGCTCCGGAAGGCGCGATCCGCGCGAGCTGACCACGGCGGAGGCCAAGGCCGTCATCGACGAACTGGAGGCCATGCAGGTCTTCTACGTCAACATCGGCGGCGGCGAACCCACCCTGCGCTCCGACTTCTGGGAACTCCTGGACTACGCCACCGCCCACCGCGTGGGGGTGAAGTTCTCCACCAACGGGGCCCGGATCACTCCCGACGCGGCCCGCCGCCTGGCAGGCAACGACTACGTGGACGTGCAGATCTCGCTCGACGGAGCCACCGCGGACGTCAACGACGCCATACGCGGCGCCGGTTCCCACGCCACGGCCGTGCGTGCCATGAAGAACCTCGCCGACGCCGGGATGAAGAACTTCAAGCTGTCGGTGGTGTGCACCCGGCACAACATCTCCCAGCTGGACCAGTTCAAGGAAATCGCCGACCGCTACCACGCCCAGCTGCGCCTGACCCGCCTGCGCCCCTCCGGGCGAGGCGCGGACGTCTGGGACGAGCTGCATCCCACCGGTGCCCAACAGCGTCAACTGTACGACTGGTTGCTCGACCACGGCGAACAGGTCCTGACCGGTGACTCGTTCTTCCATCTCTCCGCCTACGGCCAGGCGCTGCCCGGTCTCAACCTGTGCGGGGCCGGACGTGTCGTCTGCCTGATCGACCCGGTCGGTGACGTCTACGCCTGCCCGTTCGCCATCCACGACGATTTCCTCGCCGGAAACGTCCGTGGGCCCGGCGGATTCACCGAGGTCTGGCGTGAGTCGGAACTGTTCCGGAAACTGCGCACCCCGCAGAGCGGCGGAGCCTGCTCGTCCTGCGCCTTCTACGACACCTGCAAGGGCGGGTGCATGGCGGCCAAGTTCTTCACCGGGCTGCCCCTCGACGGTCCCGACCCCGAATGCGTCCGCGGATTCGGGGAGGAGAGCCTCGCCCGGCGTCCGGACGACGGCGCGTCGGTTCCCCACTCCTCGGTGGACCACTCGCGCCGCACCGCCCCGCGCGGGCGGACAGGGCCGGTGGATCTCGTACTCGGACGTCGCGAGGACCTGGAGAGACCTCCGGTGAGCGCCTGCGCCGAGGACCCGTTGGCCGGGCTGCGTCTCCTGTAG